One Anastrepha obliqua isolate idAnaObli1 chromosome 6, idAnaObli1_1.0, whole genome shotgun sequence DNA window includes the following coding sequences:
- the LOC129250335 gene encoding uncharacterized protein LOC129250335 produces the protein MYRQICVSLKHADLQRIVWRSHPSLPIQDFRMVRVTYGVAAASHLAVRSLQQTARDSSNDCARAVSVISKDFYMDDLLTGASSKEELRLLQQNISEILREGGFELRKWASNCAELIASISNASTNISHYIVDDKDVHALGLIWNTEGDYLTFAINLREPPVKLTKRMFLSDASTLFDPLGLLAPATINSKIWFQDIWRTKVGWDDIIPESIATKWLEHRIELKKLAHLKVKRWFGTEVAGSFTRLHVFADASERAYAAVLYARTTQSDGSIIVSLISSKTKVAPLKPTTLPRLELCAAHLAAKLVRSVLHCWSDLRYPLFAWTDSTITLAWLQAHPSRWVTFIANRVADIQEVLPPECWNHVRSEQNPADCASRGITPSELLRHQLWWAGPIFLKSTEQLWKQKKSKEHTTELGIRKSIRAHVINSTDHWSVMTKYSSYSKLRRVISYVLRFLTNIRANRRLNVIKRFGTPSCQELFEAELRLISAKRPIPLRSSLLRLQPFLDGTCVLRVGGRIKNDEIAPDVRHPIILPKNCPLAKLIICEIHKVTLHAGPRIMQTVLQRRYWVIGARSLIRNIYHKCVKCTYLNRNLTTQVMGDLPVIRTTYARCFTHTAVDFAGPYLYKFTQGRGAKATKGYICSFICMCTGAMHLEFVGDLSTPAFLNAFKRFTNRRGFCKVMASDNGTNFVGAEKELRIAFQQCMADIKLRSFFADSNIEWRFNPPAAPHMGGYWETGVKRVKYHLKRVLGEVPLSYEEFNTLLTEIEACVNSRPLCDNSEAAGDLEVLTPGHFIVGEPLKSIPEPEGQGFRGNLRQRWQAISAMRQHFWRRWRDEYLVSLQRRTKWFRSSRNIEEGDVVAVFNEPNPPTKWTIARVIKCHHGTDGRVRVVTLKTPHGELVRPIVKLCLLPTRGDLFHEETNNLS, from the exons ATGTATCGTCAAATCTGCGTATCCTTAAAACACGCCGATTTGCAACGCATCGTATGGCGTAGCCACCCATCCCTGCCTATCCAAGATTTTCGCATGGTTCGCGTAACGTACGGAGTGGCAGCTGCATCTCATCTAGCTGTCCGATCACTTCAACAGACGGCAAGAGATTCGTCGAATGATTGTGCTAGGGCTGTTAGTGTTATTTCCAAGGATTTTTACATGGATGATCTACTTACTGGTGCATCTAGTAAAGAAGAACTTCGAttgttgcagcaaaatatttccgaaatatTGAGGGAAGGGGGGTTTGAACTTCGTAAGTGGGCATCGAACTGCGCTGAGCTAATCGCAAGCATTTCTAATGCATCTACGAACATATCACATTATATTGTCGACGATAAGGATGTACACGCTTTAGGTCTTATCTGGAACACAGAAGGAGACTATCTCACGTTTGCTATTAACTTGAGGGAACCGCCAGTTAAGTTGACCAAGCGCATGTTTCTATCAGATGCAAGTACGCTCTTCGATCCTCTGGGCCTGCTTGCTCCCGCTactataaactcaaaaatttggtttcaagaCATATGGCGCACTAAGGTAGGTTGGGATGATATCATTCCTGAGTCTATCGCAACGAAGTGGTTGGAGCATCGCATAGAACTCAAGAAACTGGCACATTTGAAGGTGAAACGTTGGTTTGGTACTGAAGTAGCTGGGTCATTTACGCGATTGCACGTATTCGCAGACGCGTCCGAGCGGGCTTACGCCGCCGTTTTGTATGCACGAACAACACAAAGCGACGGTAGCATTATTGTGTCATTAATTTCGTCGAAAACCAAGGTAGCTCCGCTTAAGCCGACAACGTTGCCACGTCTTGAATTATGCGCCGCTCATCTTGCTGCTAAACTAGTGCGAAGCGTGCTGCACTGCTGGTCTGATCTCCGTTATCCGCTTTTCGCTTGGACTGACTCTACTATAACATTGGCATGGTTACAAGCTCACCCCAGCAGATGGGTGACATTTATAGCCAACCGCGTCGCTGATATTCAAGAAGTTTTGCCTCCCGAATGTTGGAACCACGTTCGTTCTGAACAGAATCCTGCAGATTGTGCTTCAAGAGGTATAACTCCCTCCGAATTATTACGTCATCAATTGTGGTGGGCTGGTCCTATTTTCCTGAAAAGCACTGAACAATTGTGGAAGCAGAAAAAATCTAAAGAGCACACTACAGAGCTGGGCATACGAAAGAGTATTCGTGCCCATGTGATTAATTCTACAGATCATTGGTCCGTGATGACAAAATACTCATCGTATTCTAAGCTGCGTCGAGTTATTTCCtatgttttacgttttttgacTAACATTCGGGCTAACAGACGGCTTAATGTTATAAAGCGTTTTGGTACACCGAGTTGCCAAGAGTTATTTGAAGCTGAACTTCGCCTAATAAG CGCTAAAAGACCAATCCCACTTCGCAGTAGTCTTTTGCGTCTGCAGCCCTTTCTGGATGGGACTTGTGTTCTACGTGTTGGAGGAAGAATAAAAAACGATGAAATCGCTCCAGATGTTAGGCATCCCATTATCTTGCCTAAGAATTGTCCGCTTGCTAAGTTAATAATCTGCGAAATACACAAGGTCACTTTGCACGCTGGGCCCCGCATTATGCAAACTGTCTTACAACGTCGTTATTGGGTTATCGGCGCTCGTAGCTTGATCCGTAATATATACCATAAGTGCGTGAAATGCACTTATTTGAACCGCAATCTTACTACACAAGTCATGGGTGATCTACCTGTCATTCGTACAACCTACGCCCGTTGTTTTACTCACACTGCTGTTGACTTCGCTGGACCTTACCTCTACAAATTCACCCAAGGAAGAGGAGCTAAGGCTACCAAAGGCTACATTTGTTCGTTCATTTGTATGTGCACTGGTGCGATGCAtctcgaatttgttggtgaCCTGTCAACACCAGCTTTCctaaatgcgtttaaaaggttCACCAATCGTCGAGGATTTTGTAAGGTCATGGCATCAGATAACGGTACAAATTTCGTTGGAGCCGAGAAGGAGTTGCGCATTGCATTTCAACAGTGCATGGCTGATATTAAACTTCGCTCTTTCTTTGCGGACTCGAATATCGAATGGCGATTTAATCCACCGGCTGCACCCCATATGGGAGGTTACTGGGAGACCGGAGTCAAACGTGTTAAGTATCATTTAAAACGCGTATTAGGAGAAGTTCCACTATCATACGAAGAGTTCAACACACTTTTGACTGAAATAGAAGCTTGCGTAAACTCTCGCCCACTCTGTGACAACTCTGAAGCTGCTGGTGACTTAGAAGTTTTAACTCCCGGACATTTCATAGTCGGTGAACCGCTGAAGTCAATACCGGAACCTGAGGGTCAAGGGTTTCGTGGAAATCTTCGACAGCGatggcaagcaatttctgccatgagacaaCATTTCTGGCGTCGTTGGAGAGACGAGTACCTCGTGAGCTTACAACGTCGCACTAAATGGTTTCGTTCTTCACGCAACATTGAAGAAGGGGATGTGGTTGCTGTATTCAACGAGCCTAATCCTCCGACGAAGTGGACGATTGCACGAGTGATCAAATGCCATCATGGCACCGatggacgcgtaagagtagttacGTTGAAAACACCGCATGGCGAATTGGTTCGCCCTATAGTCAAACTTTGCCTTTTGCCAACGAGAGGAGATTTATTTCATGAAGAAACTAATAACTTATCGTAA
- the LOC129250337 gene encoding uncharacterized protein LOC129250337 — MSNSTKTRDSALNAIKRYMAKSIDEAFTMDAENIASYLQLLSEQWVRFNVAQDAVEITCGADVIEIEENVRIQAETWYSTASANFSRVKNCRTNSQDSSTKASVSTVIRLPKMELPTFSGDSTEWIGFFDAFSSLVDNNSALTDGQKLHYLRSCLKGDALKIISGFKICDANYVEAWGLLTSRYKVIRVIVESHLRALAEIKRATHDNADAIKGVIDAFQQHIRELKALGRPIEFWDDWLVHEVVSKLAFETRKQWELSLVSDDPPSFEQLITFLEIRCRSLSMFSSSTTSVPIKVKTASSSKSTNVFHTISKQSNVCAYCSGPHKIYSCEKFRELDLSTKSQFVKQGHICFNCLSSGHYKDRCNSASTCRMCKQRHHTLLHGALQSTTVTAVNNYATHSLCAADATSKVSAKTCEFPASVDVPRVSSCLNSSSNPPIAVERVVLLSTALVKVRDCSGNWQPARALFDSGSHASFVTEACVQRLGLPRSTSEVNITGIGSAQGGRARSEVSLSLSSFSTNQCFTVKTLILSKITSDLPTQTIATSSWPHIRGLFLADPHFMKPGRVDILIGMDVMDQLICTELRKGPSGAPMAQLTVFGWTLFGSVNGSEPDMPRLQSLHCDVHLDRALNKLWELEEGTQKTFLTHEERYCEDHFETTHRREPNGRFVVELPLKPDVALGESRNFAIRNLLRLERRLACDSDLRLRYNEFMNELIDMKHMQVASETMNPTYYMPHHPVLKESSTTTKLRVVFNASAKSTSGNSLNDALFIGPQLQEDLYSILLRFRTHRYAVTADVAKMYRQICVSLKHADLQRIVCRRIAAEARCSSGRVAKLCYPEFVTT, encoded by the coding sequence atgtcgaattccaCTAAAACGCGCGATTCCGCTCTCAATGCCATTAAACGGTATATGGCAAAAAGTATTGACGAGGCATTCACTATggatgcagaaaatattgcaagctACCTTCAGTTATTGAGTGAACAGTGGGTTCGTTTTAACGTTGCTCAAGACGCTGTAGAAATTACGTGTGGTGCCgatgttattgaaattgaagaaaatgtgcGTATCCAAGCCGAAACTTGGTACTCTACAGCTTCAGCTAACTTTAGCCGCGTGAAAAATTGTCGTACTAATTCGCAAGATAGCTCCACAAAGGCATCTGTGTCCACGGTTATACGTTTACCGAAAATGGAGTTGCCCACATTCTCCGGTGACTCTACAGAATGGATTGGTTTTTTCGACGCGTTTTCTTCGTTAGTTGATAATAACTCTGCTTTAACAGATGGACAAAAGTTGCACTATCTCCGAAGCTGCTTGAAAGGTGACGCGTTGAAAATTATCagtggttttaaaatatgtgACGCAAATTACGTTGAAGCTTGGGGTCTATTAACATCGCGGTATAAGGTTATTCGTGTAATTGTGGAATCTCATCTTCGCGCGTTGGCTGAAATTAAAAGAGCTACGCATGACAATGCTGACGCAATCAAAGGTGTAATTGATGCGTTCCAACAGCATATTCGCGAGCTTAAAGCGTTGGGTCGTCCGATTGAGTTTTGGGATGATTGGTTGGTACATGAGGTCGTCAGTAAGTTGGCATTCGAAACGCGTAAGCAGTGGGAGTTATCGCTCGTTAGTGATGATCCTCCATCTTTTGAGcaactaataacatttttagagaTAAGATGCCGATCGTtatcgatgttttcgtcgtcaaCAACATCAGTACCAATTAAGGTTAAAACTGCATCATCAAGCAAGTCGACAAATGTGTTCCACACGATATCAAAACAAAGTAACGTGTGTGCATATTGTAGTGGACCTCATAAAATTTACagttgtgaaaaatttcgtgaattgGACTTGTCTACAAAATCACAGTTCGTGAAGCAAGGACACATATGCTTCAACTGCTTAAGTTCAGGTCACTATAAAGACCGTTGTAACAGTGCTTCCACTTGCCGCATGTGTAAACAACGTCATCACACTCTGTTGCACGGTGCTTTGCAGTCAACGACCGTTACCGCAGTGAACAATTACGCGACGCATTCGTTATGTGCTGCTGACGCCACATCAAAGGTAAGCGCAAAAACTTGTGAATTTCCAGCAAGCGTCGACGTTCCACGCGTTTCTTCATGCTTGAACTCGAGCTCCAATCCACCCATAGCTGTAGAAAGAGTTGTGCTGTTATCCACCGCATTAGTGAAGGTACGCGACTGTTCTGGTAATTGGCAGCCCGCACGTGCACTTTTCGATTCTGGATCACATGCTTCCTTTGTAACCGAAGCGTGTGTGCAACGCTTAGGCCTGCCGCGATCAACATCTGAAGTAAACATTACTGGAATTGGGTCAGCGCAAGGAGGACGAGCTAGAAGTGAAGTATCACtttctctttcttctttctctACAAATCAATGCTTTACTGTCAAAACGTTAATTCTGTCTAAAATTACAAGCGACTTGCCAACACAGACTATAGCTACTTCATCGTGGCCACATATCCGAGGTTTGTTTTTAGCCGATCCCCATTTTATGAAGCCTGGACGGGTCGATATATTGATTGGAATGGACGTTATGGATCAACTGATCTGTACAGAACTTCGTAAGGGTCCATCTGGAGCTCCTATGGCTCAACTGACGGTCTTTGGGTGGACTCTGTTTGGAAGCGTGAATGGATCTGAGCCTGATATGCCACGCTTACAGTCGTTACATTGCGATGTTCATTTGGATCGAGCATTGAACAAGTTATGGGAGTTAGAGGAAGGTACGCAAAAAACGTTTCTTACGCATGAGGAGCGTTACTGTGAAGACCATTTTGAAACAACGCATCGAAGGGAACCTAACGGACGGTTTGTCGTCGAATTGCCGCTGAAGCCCGATGTAGCTCTGGGAGAGTCGCGAAACTTTGCTATCCGGAATTTGTTACGACTTGAAAGAAGACTCGCTTGTGACTCCGATCTTCGTTTACGCTACAATGAGTTCATGAATGAACTCATTGACATGAAACATATGCAGGTCGCGTCAGAGACTATGAATCCAACGTATTATATGCCTCATCATCCTGTTTTAAAGGAAAGTAGTACCACGACCAAATTGAGGGTTGTATTTAACGCGTCCGCAAAATCAACTTCCGGAAATTCGCTGAATGACGCATTATTTATAGGACCCCAATTGCAGGAAGATTTATACTCCATCTTACTTCGCTTTAGAACACACCGCTATGCTGTAACAGCAGATGTCGCCAAAATGTATCGTCAAATCTGCGTATCCTTAAAACACGCCGATTTGCAACGCATCGTTTGTCGTCGAATTGCCGCTGAAGCCCGATGTAGCTCTGGGAGAGTCGCGAAACTTTGCTATCCGGAATTTGTTACGACTTGA